A region of Streptomyces sp. R44 DNA encodes the following proteins:
- a CDS encoding DNA translocase FtsK encodes MASRTSGKGSQGTANTAKPRAGRTTGAAKKAAPAKSPAKPPAKKAPAKKAAPAKRAPARKTAAKKAPPRPAPSPTGGVYRLARGAWLGLAHGIGAMFRGIGRGAKGLDPAHRKDGLALLLLGLALIVAAGTWSNLRGPVGDLVEMLVTGSFGRLDLLVPLLLGAIGIRLILYPEKPEANGRISIGLSALVIGILGQVHIACGSPGRGDGSAAMQDAGGLIGWAASQPLVFMMGEVLAVPMLVLLTVFGLLVVTATPVNAIPQRLRALGARLGIVEPAYDPEEAEEHPGHEGYDEEWRDAGPRPARPSRRRPAGPSEPYDVDRAEAELLERRGRSARRSSARDDFATGLDPVDVAAAAAAALDGAVLNGMPPSPIVADLTKDVTAERNAALAASAAEAAPAEAVPAAPVPPARGGDRPGGAVPDLTKPAPEPTDLPPRAEQLQLAGDITYSLPSLDLLERGGPGKTRSAVNDAVAAALTNVFTEFKVDADVTGFTRGPTVTRYEVELGPAVKVEKITALAKNIAYAVASPDVRIISPIPGKSAVGIEIPNSDREMVNLGDVLRLADGDDDHPMLVALGKDVEGGYVMANLAKMPHILVAGATGSGKSSCINCLITSVMIRATPEDVRMVLVDPKRVELTAYEGIPHLITPIITNPKKAAEALQWVVREMDLRYDDLAAFGFRHIDDFNQAIRDGKIKLPEGSERELNPYPYLLVIVDELADLMMVAPRDVEDSIVRITQLARAAGIHLVLATQRPSVDVVTGLIKANVPSRLAFATSSLADSRVILDQPGAEKLIGKGDGLFLPMGANKPIRMQGAFVTEAEVANVVQHCKDQMTPVFRDDVTVGTKQKKEIDEDIGDDLDLLCQAAELVVSTQFGSTSMLQRKLRVGFAKAGRLMDLMESRNIVGPSEGSKARDVLVKPDELDGVLAVIRGESGA; translated from the coding sequence ATGGCTTCACGTACGTCCGGCAAGGGTTCCCAGGGCACGGCGAACACCGCAAAGCCGCGGGCCGGCCGGACGACGGGCGCCGCGAAGAAAGCGGCGCCCGCGAAGTCCCCCGCCAAGCCGCCCGCGAAGAAGGCGCCCGCCAAGAAGGCCGCGCCCGCCAAGCGCGCGCCCGCGCGGAAGACCGCGGCGAAGAAGGCCCCGCCCCGGCCCGCCCCGTCCCCGACCGGGGGCGTCTACCGGCTCGCGCGTGGCGCCTGGCTCGGCCTCGCCCACGGGATCGGGGCGATGTTCCGGGGGATAGGGCGCGGCGCCAAGGGGCTCGACCCCGCCCACCGCAAGGACGGGCTCGCGCTGCTCCTCCTCGGCCTCGCGCTGATCGTCGCCGCCGGCACCTGGTCCAATCTGCGCGGCCCGGTCGGCGACCTCGTCGAGATGCTGGTCACCGGATCCTTCGGCCGGCTCGACCTGCTCGTACCGCTGCTCCTCGGGGCGATCGGCATCCGGCTGATCCTCTATCCGGAGAAGCCCGAGGCCAACGGCCGGATCAGCATCGGCCTCTCCGCGCTCGTCATCGGCATCCTCGGCCAGGTGCACATCGCCTGCGGCTCGCCGGGGCGCGGCGACGGCAGCGCGGCCATGCAGGACGCCGGCGGGCTCATCGGCTGGGCCGCCTCCCAGCCCCTCGTCTTCATGATGGGCGAGGTCCTCGCCGTACCGATGCTGGTGCTGCTCACCGTCTTCGGACTGCTCGTGGTCACCGCCACTCCGGTCAACGCCATCCCGCAGCGGCTGCGCGCGCTCGGCGCCAGGCTGGGCATCGTCGAGCCCGCGTACGACCCGGAGGAGGCCGAGGAGCACCCGGGCCACGAGGGGTACGACGAGGAGTGGCGGGATGCCGGCCCGCGGCCCGCGCGACCCTCCCGGCGGCGCCCGGCCGGGCCCTCGGAGCCGTACGACGTCGACCGGGCCGAGGCCGAGCTCCTGGAGCGGCGCGGCCGCTCGGCCCGCCGGAGTTCCGCGCGGGACGACTTCGCGACCGGTCTGGACCCGGTGGACGTCGCCGCGGCCGCCGCGGCCGCGCTCGACGGCGCCGTGCTGAACGGCATGCCGCCCTCGCCGATCGTCGCCGACCTGACCAAGGACGTCACCGCCGAGCGGAACGCCGCGCTCGCCGCCTCCGCCGCCGAAGCCGCTCCGGCGGAGGCGGTGCCGGCCGCGCCCGTGCCGCCGGCCCGTGGGGGAGACCGCCCCGGCGGGGCCGTACCCGACCTGACGAAGCCGGCACCCGAGCCGACCGACCTGCCGCCCCGGGCCGAGCAGCTCCAGCTCGCGGGCGACATCACGTACTCCCTGCCCTCGCTCGACCTCCTGGAGCGCGGCGGGCCCGGCAAGACCCGCAGCGCCGTCAACGACGCCGTCGCGGCGGCGCTGACGAACGTCTTCACCGAGTTCAAGGTGGACGCGGACGTCACGGGCTTCACGCGCGGTCCGACGGTCACGCGGTACGAGGTCGAGCTCGGCCCCGCCGTGAAGGTCGAGAAGATCACGGCGCTGGCCAAGAACATCGCGTACGCGGTGGCCTCCCCCGACGTGCGGATCATCTCGCCGATCCCCGGGAAGTCCGCGGTCGGCATCGAGATCCCCAACAGCGACCGGGAGATGGTCAACCTCGGGGACGTGCTGCGGCTCGCGGACGGCGACGACGACCATCCGATGCTGGTCGCGCTCGGCAAGGACGTCGAGGGCGGCTATGTGATGGCCAACCTGGCGAAGATGCCGCACATCCTGGTGGCCGGTGCCACCGGCTCCGGCAAGTCCTCCTGCATCAACTGCCTCATCACCTCGGTGATGATAAGAGCGACCCCCGAGGACGTCCGGATGGTGCTCGTCGACCCCAAGCGGGTCGAGCTCACCGCCTACGAGGGCATCCCGCACCTGATCACCCCGATCATCACCAACCCCAAGAAGGCCGCCGAGGCGCTCCAGTGGGTCGTGCGCGAGATGGACCTGCGCTACGACGACCTGGCCGCCTTCGGCTTCCGGCACATCGACGACTTCAACCAGGCCATCCGGGACGGCAAGATCAAGCTGCCCGAGGGCAGCGAGCGCGAGCTCAACCCCTACCCGTACCTCCTGGTGATCGTCGACGAGCTCGCCGACCTGATGATGGTCGCGCCGCGCGACGTCGAGGACTCCATCGTCCGGATCACCCAGCTGGCGCGCGCCGCCGGCATCCACCTCGTGCTCGCCACCCAGCGGCCGTCCGTGGACGTCGTCACCGGTCTGATCAAGGCGAACGTGCCCTCCCGGCTCGCCTTCGCCACCTCCTCGCTCGCCGACAGCCGGGTCATCCTGGACCAGCCCGGCGCCGAGAAGCTGATCGGCAAGGGCGACGGCCTCTTCCTGCCGATGGGTGCCAACAAGCCCATCCGCATGCAGGGCGCCTTCGTCACCGAGGCCGAGGTCGCGAACGTCGTACAGCACTGCAAGGACCAGATGACGCCCGTCTTCCGGGACGACGTCACCGTCGGCACCAAGCAGAAGAAGGAGATCGACGAGGACATCGGCGACGACCTCGACCTGCTGTGCCAGGCCGCCGAGCTCGTCGTCTCGACGCAGTTCGGCTCCACCTCGATGCTCCAGCGGAAGCTCCGCGTGGGCTTCGCGAAGGCCGGCCGGCTGATGGACCTGATGGAGTCGCGGAACATCGTCGGGCCGAGCGAGGGTTCGAAGGCGCGGGACGTGCTGGTGAAGCCGGACGAGCTGGACGGGGTCCTCGCCGTGATCCGGGGGGAGTCGGGAGCGTAG
- a CDS encoding helix-turn-helix domain-containing protein — protein sequence MSIGNSPEDDRTFPADDREPIGRALQQARIAAGLTVEEVSASTRVRIPIVHAIEEDDFSRCGGDVYARGHIRTLARAVGIDPAPLIERYDAEHGGRPAPTPAAPLFEAERIRPEPRRPNWTAAMVAAIVAVVGFVGFTMFNGNESGKGTTVADGGPAPAPEKASSAAKPKPVKPAPKPTESAIAAVPQDKVTVKLSAIDDKSWISAKAHDGKLLFDGLLLKGESKTFQDDERVDLVLGNAGAIELYVNGKKLDDKFESGQVERLSYTKGDPEAG from the coding sequence GTGTCCATCGGCAACTCCCCCGAAGACGACCGGACCTTCCCGGCAGACGACCGGGAACCGATCGGTCGTGCTCTCCAGCAGGCCCGAATCGCCGCCGGTCTCACCGTCGAAGAGGTCAGTGCCTCCACCCGTGTCCGGATTCCGATCGTGCACGCGATCGAGGAGGACGACTTCTCGCGCTGTGGCGGCGACGTCTACGCCCGCGGCCACATCCGTACCCTCGCGCGCGCCGTCGGCATCGATCCGGCTCCGCTGATCGAGCGGTACGACGCCGAGCACGGTGGCCGTCCCGCGCCCACCCCCGCCGCCCCGCTCTTCGAGGCGGAACGTATCCGCCCCGAGCCCCGCAGGCCCAACTGGACCGCCGCCATGGTCGCGGCCATCGTCGCCGTCGTCGGATTCGTCGGCTTCACGATGTTCAACGGGAACGAGTCCGGGAAGGGGACCACCGTCGCCGACGGCGGCCCCGCGCCCGCCCCCGAGAAGGCGAGCTCCGCCGCCAAGCCGAAGCCGGTCAAGCCCGCGCCCAAGCCCACCGAGAGCGCGATCGCCGCGGTCCCGCAGGACAAGGTCACGGTCAAGCTCTCCGCGATCGACGACAAGAGCTGGATCTCGGCCAAGGCCCACGACGGCAAGCTCCTCTTCGACGGCCTCCTCCTCAAGGGCGAGTCCAAGACCTTCCAGGACGACGAGCGCGTCGATCTGGTCCTCGGCAACGCCGGCGCGATCGAGCTCTACGTGAACGGCAAGAAGCTCGACGACAAGTTCGAATCCGGCCAGGTGGAGCGGCTCAGCTACACCAAGGGCGACCCCGAGGCCGGCTGA